A DNA window from Mucilaginibacter xinganensis contains the following coding sequences:
- the panB gene encoding 3-methyl-2-oxobutanoate hydroxymethyltransferase, giving the protein MSIHKEVKRITTHILQEMKSRGEKIAMLTAYDYSMAAIVDEAGVDIILVGDSASNVMAGHETTLPITLDQMIYHASSVVRAAKRALVIVDLPFGSYQGNSKEALNSAIRIMKESGAHGVKMEGGVEIAESISRILTAGIPVMGHLGLTPQSIYKFGTYTVRAKEEAEAQKLREDALKLQELGCFGVVLEKIPALLARQVSESLNIPTVGIGAGQHCDGQVLVIHDMLGINKGFSPRFLRKYADLHQVMNSAIKSYVNDVRAKNFPNEKEEY; this is encoded by the coding sequence ATGTCAATTCATAAAGAGGTTAAAAGAATTACAACGCATATTCTGCAGGAAATGAAAAGCCGCGGCGAAAAGATCGCTATGCTTACGGCCTATGATTATTCAATGGCGGCCATAGTGGATGAAGCCGGGGTAGATATTATATTGGTAGGCGATTCGGCATCAAATGTAATGGCCGGTCATGAAACCACGCTGCCGATCACGCTCGACCAGATGATCTATCACGCGTCATCCGTTGTTCGTGCGGCTAAAAGAGCATTGGTTATTGTCGATCTGCCTTTCGGGTCGTACCAGGGCAACTCAAAAGAGGCACTTAATTCGGCTATCCGCATCATGAAAGAATCTGGCGCGCATGGCGTAAAAATGGAAGGCGGCGTTGAAATTGCTGAGTCGATAAGCCGCATTCTTACCGCCGGCATCCCGGTGATGGGGCATTTGGGTTTAACACCACAGTCTATTTATAAATTCGGAACATACACCGTGCGGGCAAAAGAAGAGGCCGAAGCACAGAAGTTACGCGAAGACGCTTTGAAACTGCAGGAACTGGGTTGTTTTGGCGTAGTGCTTGAAAAAATTCCGGCCCTGTTAGCCAGACAGGTAAGCGAAAGCCTGAACATCCCAACGGTGGGTATTGGCGCCGGCCAGCATTGCGACGGGCAGGTACTGGTGATCCACGATATGCTGGGCATTAACAAAGGCTTTTCACCACGATTTTTGCGTAAATATGCTGATTTGCACCAGGTGATGAACAGCGCCATAAAAAGTTACGTTAACGATGTAAGGGCTAAAAACTTCCCGAACGAGAAAGAGGAGTATTAG
- the carA gene encoding glutamine-hydrolyzing carbamoyl-phosphate synthase small subunit, protein MTYFTKLPAVLLLADGTVFYGKAAGKMGTTTGEICFNTGMTGYQEIFTDPSYFGQIMVTTNAHIGNYGIADKEVESNQIQIAGLVCKNYNIAYSRKQADESIQDYFQEQNIVGISDIDTRQLVRHIRDKGAMNAVISSEVLDLEELKAKLAEVPSMDGLELSSKVSTTESYTFGDENATYRVAVLDLGVKKNILRNFDDRDIYAKVFPAKTTFEEMEKDFNPAGYFISNGPGDPSAMPYAVETVKKVLASEKPMFGICLGHQLLALANDIPTIKMFNGHRGLNHPVKNIIINHCEVTSQNHGFGVVPEAVRASNKVEITHVNLNDQSIEGIRVKGKKAFSVQYHPESSPGPHDSRYLFDDFIELMK, encoded by the coding sequence ATGACTTATTTCACCAAATTACCTGCGGTATTATTACTGGCTGACGGAACTGTTTTTTATGGTAAAGCTGCCGGCAAAATGGGAACCACCACCGGCGAGATCTGCTTTAATACCGGCATGACCGGCTACCAGGAAATTTTTACTGATCCCTCTTATTTCGGGCAGATCATGGTTACCACCAATGCACACATCGGTAATTATGGTATTGCCGACAAGGAAGTTGAATCAAACCAGATCCAGATTGCCGGCCTTGTTTGTAAAAACTACAACATCGCATACAGCCGCAAACAGGCGGATGAATCTATCCAGGACTATTTCCAGGAACAAAATATTGTTGGCATTTCTGATATTGATACCCGCCAGCTGGTAAGGCACATCCGCGATAAAGGTGCAATGAATGCCGTTATCTCTTCAGAGGTGCTGGATCTTGAAGAACTGAAAGCAAAACTGGCCGAAGTACCCTCAATGGACGGGCTGGAGCTTTCCTCAAAGGTTTCAACTACTGAATCATACACCTTTGGCGATGAAAATGCAACTTACCGGGTAGCCGTGCTTGATTTGGGTGTAAAGAAAAACATCCTGCGCAACTTTGACGACCGCGATATTTACGCAAAAGTATTCCCCGCAAAAACAACGTTCGAGGAAATGGAGAAAGATTTTAACCCTGCCGGTTATTTTATCTCCAATGGCCCAGGCGACCCGTCGGCCATGCCTTATGCTGTTGAAACAGTTAAAAAAGTATTGGCATCTGAAAAGCCTATGTTCGGTATTTGTCTTGGTCACCAGTTACTGGCGCTGGCAAATGACATCCCAACCATAAAAATGTTTAACGGCCATCGCGGCTTAAACCACCCCGTAAAAAATATCATCATCAATCATTGTGAAGTAACTTCGCAAAACCATGGCTTTGGTGTAGTGCCTGAAGCGGTGAGAGCTTCGAACAAGGTAGAGATTACCCACGTTAACCTTAACGATCAATCAATAGAAGGTATCCGCGTAAAGGGTAAAAAAGCTTTCTCGGTACAATATCACCCTGAATCATCTCCCGGCCCGCATGATAGCAGGTATTTGTTTGATGACTTTATTGAGTTGATGAAATAA
- a CDS encoding DUF6607 family protein translates to MKKATYLIILLITFQQTLKAQTKFDEDRKAILSLGGFYKVTFDYAETFTADTGYKFYPRYHASGYEMAVIEQDSKNKIVIQHLLLTGDSAVIKHWREDWVYEEAQLLKFNKDNTWANVRLNDADVKGRWVQKVFQVDDGPRYESIGTWVHVDGKHQWQSDCDSPLPRREFTKRGDYNVLQRGNRIYLTPTGWMFEQDNKKVVRTDNSDRVLVREKGYEEFTHVDTAKFAFAQSWWKKQQPYWTAVRQVWDEIYSGQTVLKLQGKINGKPLYEKLFALADQSAKEKWDTEKNKKETRKVIADYLIRS, encoded by the coding sequence ATGAAAAAAGCCACTTATCTTATTATCCTGCTAATCACATTTCAGCAAACGCTAAAAGCGCAAACTAAGTTTGATGAAGACAGGAAAGCCATCCTTTCCCTTGGCGGTTTTTACAAAGTAACTTTTGACTATGCCGAAACGTTTACGGCCGATACGGGTTACAAATTTTATCCCCGTTACCATGCAAGCGGTTACGAAATGGCAGTTATTGAACAGGATTCCAAAAACAAGATAGTGATCCAGCATTTGCTGTTAACCGGCGATAGTGCTGTTATTAAACACTGGCGCGAAGATTGGGTTTACGAAGAAGCGCAGTTATTAAAATTTAATAAAGATAATACCTGGGCAAACGTTAGGCTAAATGATGCCGATGTAAAAGGGCGCTGGGTGCAAAAGGTTTTCCAGGTGGATGATGGGCCGCGTTACGAAAGTATTGGCACCTGGGTGCATGTTGACGGGAAACACCAATGGCAAAGTGATTGCGATTCGCCGCTGCCACGAAGGGAGTTTACCAAACGTGGCGATTATAATGTATTGCAACGCGGAAACCGGATTTACCTTACTCCTACCGGTTGGATGTTTGAACAGGACAATAAAAAAGTTGTAAGAACAGATAATAGCGACAGGGTTTTGGTAAGAGAGAAAGGCTATGAAGAGTTTACCCACGTTGATACCGCCAAATTTGCCTTTGCACAAAGCTGGTGGAAAAAGCAGCAACCGTACTGGACCGCCGTGCGGCAGGTATGGGATGAAATTTACAGCGGGCAGACTGTACTGAAACTGCAGGGCAAAATAAATGGCAAACCGTTGTACGAAAAGTTATTTGCCCTTGCCGACCAGTCGGCAAAAGAAAAATGGGATACAGAGAAAAACAAAAAAGAAACCCGCAAAGTAATAGCAGACTACTTAATAAGGAGTTAA
- a CDS encoding DUF6686 family protein translates to MKKDIVQGRHKLIYITMCDTKVLSQVGESVISRCAECRCIFIWHNNFIMSFSTGQFIEFKNFAEELEFTSHSFPFPDGQERIVMRTPVNDLQLTFTTEQWENFHAAMDQAVYMQEVYSLMERE, encoded by the coding sequence GTGAAAAAAGACATTGTACAGGGCAGGCACAAATTAATTTACATCACTATGTGCGACACCAAAGTATTAAGCCAGGTAGGAGAATCCGTGATCAGCAGGTGTGCAGAATGCCGTTGCATTTTTATTTGGCACAACAATTTCATCATGAGTTTTTCAACCGGGCAATTTATTGAGTTTAAAAACTTTGCAGAGGAGCTGGAATTTACCTCACATTCGTTTCCCTTTCCCGATGGCCAGGAGCGGATTGTAATGCGCACCCCCGTTAACGATCTACAGCTTACCTTTACCACCGAACAATGGGAAAACTTTCACGCCGCAATGGACCAGGCCGTTTACATGCAGGAAGTTTATAGTTTAATGGAGCGGGAATAA
- a CDS encoding ABC transporter ATP-binding protein has protein sequence MAEKPIITVKNLVKNYGDFNAVKGISFEVYEGEIFGLLGPNGAGKTTTLEVIETLRDKTSGEITVDGFNIETDADSIKQIIGVQLQAAGYYPNLNLSELISLFCGLYGIEKTPLEMLEKVALTDKAKAKYKDLSGGQKQRFSIATTLINNPRIIFLDEPTTGLDPQARRNLWDLIREIRDAGTTVVITTHYMDEAEELCDRVAFVDGGHIIGIDTPNHFIDELVASGFERKKQVKLANLEDVFINMTGKEWREG, from the coding sequence ATGGCAGAAAAACCTATAATTACAGTAAAAAACCTGGTTAAAAACTACGGCGACTTTAACGCCGTAAAGGGAATTAGCTTTGAAGTTTACGAGGGCGAGATCTTTGGTTTGCTGGGCCCTAACGGTGCCGGTAAAACCACCACCCTGGAGGTAATTGAAACCCTGCGTGACAAAACAAGCGGCGAGATCACTGTTGATGGTTTTAACATTGAGACAGATGCCGATAGTATCAAACAGATCATAGGCGTGCAGCTGCAGGCCGCAGGTTATTACCCAAACCTAAACCTGTCTGAGCTCATCAGCCTTTTTTGCGGTTTATACGGCATTGAAAAAACACCGCTGGAGATGCTGGAAAAAGTAGCGCTCACAGATAAAGCGAAAGCAAAATATAAAGACCTTTCAGGCGGCCAAAAACAACGTTTTTCAATAGCCACTACCCTGATCAACAACCCGCGCATCATATTTTTGGATGAGCCCACTACCGGGCTTGATCCGCAGGCACGCCGCAACTTGTGGGATTTGATCCGCGAGATACGCGATGCTGGCACTACCGTGGTAATTACCACCCACTACATGGATGAAGCCGAAGAGCTTTGCGACCGTGTAGCCTTTGTTGATGGCGGGCACATTATAGGTATTGATACCCCCAACCATTTTATTGATGAGCTTGTAGCATCGGGCTTCGAGCGAAAAAAACAAGTTAAGCTGGCCAACCTCGAAGACGTTTTTATAAACATGACCGGCAAGGAATGGCGGGAAGGGTAG
- a CDS encoding ABC transporter permease, whose protein sequence is MNQQKKYSNFKATMAIAKASFRSITRSPSAVVFSLAFPLIFIVVFANIGGSGISVDVAVAKTCDTTGPVYSALKKNPLVHLITSKTTTEMATSLSRGDIAAIIDIQKNNTRPPYTLNVQYSNASAQKGSVFKTLLTTLTYQINSYGNNAPPAVAEVRSTTIKGREYKYIDFLLPGMLGFSLLSSGVFGTAFVFLSLRLTLVIKRFFATPVKKSSIVLGEALARLVFSLLGAVFIILVGHYWFGFTLIHGVVTVLNMLVLASIGLIIFMGFGFVISGIAKNESSVPPISNIITMPQFLLSGTFFSVTAFPAWLQTISKMLPLTYLNDAMREVAFEGAGLGDVTHQLMILGIWFIVIYAVAVKTFRWE, encoded by the coding sequence ATGAACCAACAAAAAAAATACAGCAATTTTAAAGCAACCATGGCTATTGCCAAAGCCAGTTTCCGCTCCATCACCCGTAGCCCCTCGGCAGTGGTGTTTAGTTTGGCTTTCCCGCTAATATTCATCGTGGTATTTGCCAACATTGGTGGTAGCGGGATCTCGGTTGATGTAGCTGTAGCAAAAACCTGCGATACAACTGGGCCAGTGTACAGCGCATTGAAAAAAAATCCGCTGGTACATTTAATAACCAGCAAAACAACCACCGAAATGGCTACCAGCCTTTCACGGGGCGATATTGCGGCGATAATTGATATCCAAAAAAACAACACCCGCCCGCCTTATACGCTTAACGTACAATATTCAAATGCATCGGCGCAAAAGGGCAGTGTATTTAAAACCCTTTTAACCACGCTAACCTATCAAATTAACAGTTATGGAAATAACGCCCCGCCTGCGGTTGCTGAAGTACGTTCAACCACTATTAAAGGCAGGGAGTATAAATATATCGATTTTCTGCTGCCGGGCATGCTGGGCTTCTCGCTGCTAAGCAGCGGGGTATTTGGTACGGCCTTTGTGTTTTTAAGCCTGCGGCTAACGCTGGTTATTAAACGTTTCTTTGCTACTCCTGTAAAAAAATCCAGCATTGTTTTGGGCGAGGCTTTGGCAAGGCTGGTATTTTCACTACTTGGAGCTGTGTTTATTATTTTGGTTGGGCATTATTGGTTTGGCTTTACGCTCATCCACGGTGTTGTAACGGTACTGAATATGCTAGTACTGGCATCCATAGGGCTTATTATTTTTATGGGCTTCGGCTTCGTTATATCGGGCATTGCCAAAAACGAAAGCAGCGTACCCCCTATTTCCAACATCATCACCATGCCGCAGTTTTTATTGTCGGGTACATTTTTCTCGGTAACCGCATTCCCGGCATGGCTGCAAACCATCAGTAAAATGCTCCCGCTAACCTACCTTAACGATGCCATGCGCGAAGTAGCATTTGAAGGGGCCGGCCTTGGCGATGTAACCCATCAGCTAATGATATTGGGCATCTGGTTTATTGTGATCTATGCGGTGGCTGTTAAAACGTTTAGGTGGGAATAA
- a CDS encoding peroxiredoxin family protein, producing MIYVNGRLKLITIIILFLFSNAVKAQVPLIENAIDKLDSYKSFSYQYVYKQKEVFSDPLIINEKFVLLKVPEDKETGYFFKHENMFGDMKLPAIDLYKGKSLILLNLTDSTYDISKGQVQVFSGSLPGELNWIKTFLKKKPSAIIHLSDTVYNAINSYHLIINTKDTTINKEHLFVRIHLFINKLTGLPVGKVTRARTADFGKEATNYYTEESYFNYKINQDDINPDSFAIPAGFHPPKEKTKAEIILSTPLVAGTMAPDFTLHDTDGKKMSLAQMKGKIVLMDFFFIGCGACMRALAPLDRLHEKYKNKNFIMLSISDRDGKKSLAAFKKIQRIKNQMYPNGGDVTKLYHVTAGPTFYVIDPNGKIASVIIGYPDDFENKMSAIINKLLH from the coding sequence ATGATTTACGTTAACGGGAGGCTTAAGCTGATAACTATTATTATATTATTCCTTTTTAGTAATGCGGTAAAAGCGCAGGTCCCTTTAATTGAAAATGCTATTGATAAACTGGATAGCTATAAAAGTTTTAGCTATCAATATGTTTATAAGCAAAAAGAGGTGTTCAGCGATCCTTTAATAATAAACGAGAAATTTGTTTTATTAAAAGTTCCTGAAGATAAGGAAACAGGCTATTTTTTTAAACATGAAAACATGTTCGGTGATATGAAACTTCCGGCGATAGACCTGTATAAAGGGAAAAGCTTGATATTATTAAACCTAACAGATAGCACTTACGATATATCAAAAGGACAGGTACAGGTTTTTTCAGGATCATTACCTGGTGAATTAAATTGGATAAAAACGTTCTTAAAGAAAAAGCCCTCTGCAATTATACACTTAAGTGATACTGTATATAACGCTATTAACAGTTATCATTTAATTATTAATACCAAAGACACCACTATCAACAAGGAGCATCTGTTTGTACGGATACATTTGTTTATCAATAAATTAACGGGTTTGCCTGTTGGTAAAGTTACCAGGGCGAGGACAGCTGATTTTGGAAAGGAAGCCACCAACTACTATACCGAAGAAAGTTATTTTAATTATAAGATTAACCAGGATGATATTAATCCGGATTCTTTTGCAATACCTGCAGGTTTTCATCCGCCTAAAGAAAAAACAAAAGCAGAAATAATTTTATCGACACCATTAGTTGCAGGTACGATGGCACCCGATTTTACCTTACACGATACTGATGGTAAAAAGATGTCATTAGCACAAATGAAAGGAAAAATTGTATTAATGGATTTTTTCTTTATTGGCTGCGGTGCTTGTATGCGCGCCCTGGCACCATTGGATAGGCTCCACGAAAAATATAAAAATAAGAACTTTATAATGCTAAGTATTAGCGACAGAGACGGCAAAAAATCACTCGCGGCATTCAAAAAAATTCAGCGCATAAAAAACCAAATGTATCCTAATGGCGGCGATGTGACTAAATTATATCATGTTACAGCCGGCCCTACTTTTTATGTTATCGATCCGAATGGAAAGATAGCAAGTGTTATAATTGGGTATCCTGACGATTTTGAAAATAAAATGTCAGCTATAATTAACAAATTATTACATTAA
- the eno gene encoding phosphopyruvate hydratase produces MSLIIDVHARQILDSRGNPTIEVDVLTENGALGRAAVPSGASTGVHEAVELRDNDKSVYMGKGVLKAVANVNDVIAKELQGVDVFDQNGIDALMIELDGTENKGKLGANAILGISLAVAKAAAQESRQPLYRYIGGVNANTLPIPMMNIVNGGSHSDAPIAFQEFMIMPVGASSFSEALQWGTEVFHNLKKILHDRGLTTTVGDEGGFAPTFEGTEDGVETILKAIEKAGFKPGEDICLAFDCAASEFYKDGKYDYTKFEGEKGAIRTSAEQAEYLAQLTEKYPVISIEDGMAEDDWEGWKLLTDKIGSKVQLVGDDLFVTNVKRLQRGIDEDTANSILVKVNQIGTLTETINAVTLAQTNGYTSVMSHRSGETEDSTIADLAVALNCGQIKTGSLSRSDRIAKYNQLLRIEEELGESAKFIGKNFKYFKKK; encoded by the coding sequence ATGAGCTTAATAATTGATGTCCATGCCCGCCAGATCCTTGATTCGCGTGGTAATCCTACTATTGAAGTAGATGTTTTAACAGAAAATGGTGCTTTAGGCCGTGCTGCTGTACCTTCAGGTGCATCAACAGGGGTACACGAAGCTGTTGAACTTCGCGACAATGATAAATCTGTTTACATGGGTAAAGGCGTACTTAAGGCCGTTGCTAACGTAAATGATGTTATTGCCAAGGAATTACAGGGCGTTGATGTTTTTGACCAAAATGGTATCGATGCCTTAATGATCGAACTTGACGGTACAGAAAACAAAGGCAAATTAGGTGCAAATGCCATTTTAGGTATTTCATTAGCTGTTGCCAAAGCTGCCGCACAGGAAAGCCGCCAGCCTTTATACCGCTACATTGGTGGTGTAAATGCTAACACGCTGCCTATCCCGATGATGAACATCGTTAACGGCGGTTCACACTCTGATGCCCCTATCGCATTCCAGGAATTCATGATCATGCCGGTTGGTGCTTCTTCTTTTTCTGAAGCGTTACAATGGGGTACTGAAGTTTTCCATAACCTTAAAAAGATTTTACATGACCGCGGCCTTACAACCACCGTTGGTGATGAAGGCGGTTTTGCACCAACTTTTGAAGGTACCGAAGATGGTGTTGAAACCATTTTAAAAGCGATTGAAAAAGCCGGATTTAAACCAGGTGAAGATATTTGCCTTGCATTTGATTGCGCGGCATCTGAATTTTACAAAGACGGTAAATACGACTATACAAAGTTTGAAGGCGAAAAAGGTGCTATCCGCACCAGTGCCGAACAAGCTGAATACCTTGCTCAATTAACTGAAAAATACCCTGTTATCTCTATTGAAGATGGTATGGCTGAGGATGATTGGGAAGGCTGGAAATTATTAACCGACAAAATTGGCAGTAAAGTACAGTTAGTGGGTGATGATTTGTTTGTTACCAATGTAAAACGTTTACAAAGAGGTATTGATGAAGACACGGCTAACTCTATCCTGGTAAAAGTTAACCAGATAGGTACTTTAACCGAAACTATCAACGCGGTAACTTTGGCCCAAACTAATGGCTATACTTCGGTAATGAGCCACCGTTCAGGCGAAACTGAAGATTCAACCATTGCTGATCTTGCAGTTGCCTTAAATTGCGGCCAGATAAAAACCGGTTCATTATCACGTTCAGACAGGATCGCTAAATACAACCAGTTATTACGTATTGAAGAAGAATTAGGCGAAAGCGCTAAGTTTATCGGTAAAAACTTCAAGTATTTTAAAAAGAAATAG